TTGTCGTCGGTTAAAGTGGGACCACCTGTAGACACCCCTCCCCCCGAGTACTCAGTAAATACGCTGTCCTGGGAGGCCATAATAAGCGTTGGGGCCGCGAGAACCGCGAGAAGAACGACTATCAAGAGCGCCTTCTTCATAACCACTCACCAGGGTAGAAATTGGTGGAGGCACTTAAATAATTTTTGGACTTGTGAGCGAAAAAGCGCTAAACGGGTGTTCCGATGTAAATGCCGTGCCTCGTCCTGACTATCCTCACCCTGATCCTGTCCCCCACTTCCGCATCGGTGTTGATGACCTCTATTAGACGGTTCCGGGCTTTGGCCAGCATCTCCCCCTTTATCCTGCCAGGGAGAACCACCTCCGCCCTGACTATCTCCCCGGGCCGGAAGGCGAGCGGAATGAACTCTCTCTTCTCCATGCCGAAGTGCTTCGGCCTCAGGACGAGAGGTCTCATACCGGTCTTCTCTTCGAGTTTCCTGAGCCAGGCGTAGAACTCCTTGAAGGGGACGAGCTTCGCTATCGTTGGGTTCCTGCCGAACTTGTAGGGAATGTAGTTCTGGAAGCCGAGGGCCGGCCAGCGCTTCCCGGCGCCGATTTTCCGTGCAAACTCAATGAAGGCCTCGGCCTCGTCGTCGTTTATCCCGAAGATTATGACCGGAGCGATGAGGACGTCTATCCCAGCGTTCACCAAAGCCTCCGCCATCTCGAGGACGTGCTCGAGGTCGTAGTCCTTCCTGCCCATCAGCATCTTAGCCTTGTCGGGGTCGAGGGAGTGAAGAGATAGGTTCACCCTGTCGAGACCGGCCTCGGCGAGCTCCTCGACAAGCCTGTCGTTGAGAAGAGTTCCGTTGCTCTGCATCGAGATAACGGAGACGTTTGGGTGCTCGCGAAGGGCCTGAACAAGTTCGACCCTAAAGGGATATATCAGAGGCTCCCCCTGGCCGTCGATGTGGGCCTCCAAACCCTTACCCTTTATCCTCGCCACGTCATCGAACCACTTCATCAGGTAGTCCACGTCCACGACGTAGTCGAGCTTCCTTGTCCTAGAATAGGGCCCTTCATCGACGGAGCAGAAGATGCAGCTTAAATTACACCCGCTGACACCGCGAATCTGTATGAGGTTCGTCCCCCTGTCTATTAAACCGAAGGCGTTGTAGCCTAAGAGGGGGATTTCCATTCCCTCGTGAATGTACAGTACCTTTCTGTCGGTGTACCTGTTCCTTAACAGCGCCCCCAGGTTGTTCTGAATGTATATCGCCACGAACTTCTCGATTCCGGGGTAGTCAGTGTCGATGACGAGAAGGCCGTTTCTCACGGAGATTTCAGGCCTGACCCTGTACTTTCTCCGTATCACCCTCGCGAGCTCGTCCTTATCAAAGTCCGCGTACAGGGTCTCGCGCCATATCAACCTCACGCTCTCGCCGAGATCCTCGAAGGTGACGTGGGGGAGGTGAACCTCAATCATGTTTCGGGGTTCTCATAGGGGGCTTAAAAACCCGCCGATGGATAAAAAATCCCGCCATTGATGGGTCTTCCGGTTCCCCACTGCCCAAAGATTTTTAAAGGCAGGCCTGTTGCCATCATGCGGGCATGGAAACATTTTAATATTATTGAATTAAACAGTCTAGCGATGGACTAGTGTGGGTGAGGTTAATGTGGGGGAAAATCGAGCATTACTTTGACGAATACCCGGTAAGGAAGCAGATCGCCAAGACGCTTCTCAAGTACGGACTCAAGGTCTCAGATGATCTCAAGATCAAGGCCGGTGACATAGAGGTGCCCTACACCAAGATCGCCAAGGCCCTCGACGTGGACAGAAGGGTTGTGAAAGAGACCGTCGGTATGATACTCAAAATACCCGAGCTGAAGGAGATATACACCAACCTCGAGCCGACGGTCCACATGAAGTACGTCGGCAGGCACGTGGGCTACGGTGTCATCGAGATCGAACCTGAGCCAAGGGCGATAGGAATACTAGCCAAAATAGCCCTCAAGATAGCCGAGCGCGACATCAACATCGTCCAGGTCGTCGCGGAGGATCCGGAGCTCTATCCCGAGGCGACCCTCACGATAATCACAGAGAAGCCCATTCCGGGCGACCTCATCAACGAGCTCTCCAAGCTCGAGGGTGTCAAGAGAATCTCCATCTACTGAGCCCTTCTTCACACCATTTATTAGTTCGCCAAGGTTCTTCTGAGGTTCGATACTAAAACCGCCTTGGTCCCCTGAAAGAAACTGAACAAATTTGGGAAGTGCCAGCTTTAACAGGGCAGTGCTCCCTGAAGAACCCTTACTGGCATTAAAGAACAAATCTGATGCCCCCATTTTAACCAAAAGTTTTAAACCTTTGTTCTTCGCAGGTAAGGTTTATAAGTCATTGTTAAAAACCCAAGATTAGCTTCGCTTAACTCTGTTCGGACATGTCCACCAACCGCTGGAGGTTGATGATATGGGAGAGGCAAGCAAAATAAGCAGGTACCTGTACACGGTAATCGTGCTGTTCTTGATATGGCTGGCCATAACGGCCAGTCTGGACCCGCAGGAATTGGGATTTGGTCTGCTGCTGTCGCTCATAGTCGCAGCATTCACCTACGAGATATTCACCACGAGCGGTCTGGCGAACCTCCACCCCAAGAGGATAGCCTACATGCTCGCCTACATACCCTACTTCCTGTGGGCGATGATTAAGGCCAACCTTGACGTTGCCTACAGGGTCCTCCACCCCAAGAGGCCCATAAGGCCAGGAATAGTGAAGTGCAGAACCGTCCTCAACAGCGACGTTGGAAAGCTCTCCCTGGC
This Thermococcus cleftensis DNA region includes the following protein-coding sequences:
- a CDS encoding radical SAM protein, whose product is MIEVHLPHVTFEDLGESVRLIWRETLYADFDKDELARVIRRKYRVRPEISVRNGLLVIDTDYPGIEKFVAIYIQNNLGALLRNRYTDRKVLYIHEGMEIPLLGYNAFGLIDRGTNLIQIRGVSGCNLSCIFCSVDEGPYSRTRKLDYVVDVDYLMKWFDDVARIKGKGLEAHIDGQGEPLIYPFRVELVQALREHPNVSVISMQSNGTLLNDRLVEELAEAGLDRVNLSLHSLDPDKAKMLMGRKDYDLEHVLEMAEALVNAGIDVLIAPVIIFGINDDEAEAFIEFARKIGAGKRWPALGFQNYIPYKFGRNPTIAKLVPFKEFYAWLRKLEEKTGMRPLVLRPKHFGMEKREFIPLAFRPGEIVRAEVVLPGRIKGEMLAKARNRLIEVINTDAEVGDRIRVRIVRTRHGIYIGTPV
- a CDS encoding Na+/H+ antiporter subunit E; translated protein: MGEASKISRYLYTVIVLFLIWLAITASLDPQELGFGLLLSLIVAAFTYEIFTTSGLANLHPKRIAYMLAYIPYFLWAMIKANLDVAYRVLHPKRPIRPGIVKCRTVLNSDVGKLSLANSITLTPGTITLDVDGDEYFIHWIWVPEEAMTENEEEHVKVASENITVPFEKFLKVIFG